The genomic stretch gtcagagCTCTGGACTGTGGGGGGTAGTCAGAGCTCTGGACTGTGGGGGGTAGTCAGAGCTCTGGACTGCGGGGGGTAGTCAGAGCTCTGGACTGCGGGGGGTAGTCAGAGCTCTGGACTGTGGGGGGGTAGTCAGAGCTCTGGACTGTGGGGGGGTAGTCAGAGCTCTGGACTGTGGGGGGGTGTTCAGAGCTCTGGACTGTGGGGGGGTGTTCAGAGCTCTGGACTGTGGGGGGGTGTTCAGAGCTCTGGACTGTGGGGGGGTAGTCAGAGCTCTGGACTGTGGGGGGGTAGTCAGAGCTCTGGACTGTGGGGGGGTAGTCAGAGCTCTGGACTGTGGGGGGGTAGTCAGAGCTCTGGACTGTGGGGGGGTAGTAGAGCTCTGGACTGTGGGGGGGTAGTCAGAGCTCTGGACTGTGGGGGGTAGTCAGAGCTCTGGACTGTGGGGGGGTAGTCAGAGCTCTGGACTGTGGGGGGGTAGTCAGAGCTCTGGACTGTGGGGGGGTAGTCAGAGCTCTGGACTGTGGGGGGGTAGTCAGAGCTCTGGACTGTTGGGGGGGGTAGTCAGAGCTCTGGACTGTGGGGGGGGTAGTCAGAGCTCTGGACTGTGGGGGGGAGTCAGAGCTCtggactgtgggggggggggtagtcagagctctggactgtggggggtagtcagagctctggactgtgggggggggggtagtcagaGCTCTGGACTGTGGGGGGGTAGTCAGAGCTCTGGACTGTGGGGGGTAGTCAGAGCTCTGGACTGTGGCTGTGACCGGAGAAGACCCTCAGCCGGTAATATCAGCGCCGTCATAGCCGAGTCCTCTGCAGCCAGGACGCATGCGCATTGGGACAGTAAGCGCTGGGAATGTGGCGCCTGCGCAGAGTGCACGTTGTCAGGCCGGAAGTTAATTTCGTTTAACCGGAAAGCGGCGGCGAATCGCTGAGAGGGAGCCGGAGCTGGTCATGGCCGAGGAGATCCGACACCCGGTGAGGCCCTGTGCTCCCAGTCTAGTTACGTGCGGTGGAGGCATCCGCAAGTACCTCTCTGAGTCATGGGTGCGACCGGTCCTTCCACAGGGGGAGGGAAAAGATGTGGTTAGTCCGGGACCCTGCTCCGACGTCATCACCCCTCCCCCTTTACAGAGGAGACCCCTCCCCCCTCAGAGGAGACCCCACCTTCATCTCAGaggagacccctccccctctcagaGGAGACCCCTCCTTCCTCTCAGAGACCCCTCCTTCCTCTCAGAGGAGACCCCTTCTTCCTCTCAGAGGAGACCCCTCCCCCCTCTCAGAGGAGACCCCTCCCCCCTCTCAGAGGAGACCCTCCCCCCTCTCAGaggagacccctccccctctctgagGAGACCCCTCCTTCCTCTCTGAGGAGACCCCTCCTTCCTCTCTGAGGAGACCCCTCCTACCTCTCAGAGGAGACCCCTCCCACCTCTCAGAGGAGACCCCTCCCACCTCTCAGAGGAGACCCCTCCCACCTCTCAGAGGAGACCCCTCCCACCTCTCAGAGGAGACCCCTCCCACCTCTCAGAGGAGACCCCTCCCCACCTCTCAGAGGAGACCCCTCCACCCCCTCTCCATCTTTACAGATGAGGagaccccccccctctccatCTTTACAGATGAGGagaccccccctctctccctgcgGATGAGGagaccccccctctctccctgcgGATGAGGAGACCCCCCCTCTCCATCTTTACAGATGAGGAGACCCCCCCTCCATCTTTACAGATGAGGAgacccccccctctctccctgcggatgaggagacccccccccctccatctttACAGATGAGGagaccccccccctctctccctgcggatgaggagacccccccccctccatctttACAGATGAGGAgacccccccctctctccctgcaGATGAGTAGACCCCCCCTCTCTCCATCTTTACAGATGAGGAgacccccccctctctccctgcggatcaggagacccccccccctccatctttACAGATGAGGagaccccccccctctctccctgcggatgaggagacccccccccctccatctttACAGATGAGGagaccccccccctctctccctgcgGATCAGGAGACCCCCCCACCCTCTCCATCTTTACAGATGAGGagaccccccctctctccctgcagatgaggagaccccccccccctctccatctTTACAGATGAGGAgacccccccctctctccctgcggatgaggagaccccccccccctctccatctTTACAGATGAGGagaccccccctctctccctgcaGATGAGGagaccccccccctctccatCTTTACAGATGAGGagaccccccctctctccctgcgGATGAGGagaccccccccctctccatCTTTACAGATGAGGAGACCCCACCCCTCTCCCTGCGGATcaggagacccccccccctctccatctTTACAGATGAGGagaccccccctctctccctgcggatgaggagacccccccccctccatctttACAGATGAGGagaccccccccctctctccctgcggatgaggagacccccccccctccatctttACAGATGAGGAGAccaccccccctctctccctgcaGATGAGTAGACCCCCCCTCTCTCCATCTTTACAGATGAGGAgacccccccctctctccctgcgGATCAGGAGACCCCCCCACCCTCTCCATCTTTACAGATGAGGAgacccccccctctctccctgcgGATCAGGAGACCCCCCCACCCTCTCCATCTTTACAGATGAGGagaccccccctctctccctgcaGATGAGGAGACTGCCCCCTCCATCTTTACAGATTAGGAGACCCCTCCGCCCCCTGCAGTTGTTTAGCCTCCTGTTTCGCTCCCCGTTCTTACACACCTCAGGTGGTGGCACATGACTCCTGACCTTTCACCCTGTGCTCCCGCATTGGTCAGCTTACAGGGTCAGGGGTCAGCCATGATGCCCCTGGCTGTGAAGACTTGCCCGTATCTGAGTCCAGTTAGTCGTGGTCGGTGGTGTGGACGTGAGGCCCCGTCCTCTGGTACAAGCGCTCCTACGCTGCCATGATGTGTGATGCACTGTATACACGGCGCCCCCGCATGGACCGGTGAGGTAATGAGGAGTCTCTCCATCCACAGGGCACAGTGACGTTTAACGATGTGGCGGTCTACTTCTCTCTGCGGGACTGGGAGCTGCTGGCGGACTGGCAGAAGAAGCTGTACCGCAACGTCATGAAGGAGATACATGGAGCCCTCACTGCCCTGGGTGAGTCATCCCGGAGGGGTGGAGCCAGTGGACTGATCTAAAGGGGAGGAGTCGGGCACCTGAGGTCGTGGGACTCAGGGGGAGGAGTCGGCACCTGGCGTCGTGGAACGCAGGGGGAGGAGTCGGCACTTGGCGTCGTGGGACGCAGGGGGAGGAGTCGGCACCTGGCGTCGTGGGACGCAGGGGGAGGAGTCGGCACCTGGCGTCGTGGGACGCAGGGGGAGGAGTCGGCACCTGGCGTCGTGGGACGCAGGGGGAGGAGTCGGCACCTGGCGTCGTGGGACGCAGGGGGAGGAGTCGGCACCTGGCGTCGTGGGACGCAGGGGGAGGAGTCGGCACCTGGCGTCGTGGGACGCAGGGGGAGGAGTCGGCACCTGGCGTCGTGGGACGCAGTGGGAGGAGTCGCACCTGGCGTCGTGGGACGCAGGGGGAGGAGTCGGCACCCTGGCGTCGTGGGACGCAGGGGGAGGAGTCGGCACCTGGCGTCGTGGGACGCAGGGGAGGAAGTCGGCACCTGAGATCGTGTGACGTAGGGGGAGGAGTCGGCACCTGAGATCGTGTGACGCGGGGGGGGAGGAGTCGGCACCTGAGGTCGTGtgacgcggggggggggggagtcggcACCTGAGGTCGTGGGACGCAGGGGGGGGGAGTCGGCACCTGAGGTCGTGggacgcagggggggggggtcggcacCTGAGGTCGTGGGACGCAGGGGGAGGAGTCGGCACCTGAGGTCGtgtgaagcagggggaggagtcGGCACCTGAGGTCGTGTGACGCAGGGGGAGGAGTCGGCACCTGAGGTCGTGTGACGCAGGGGGAGGAGTCGGCACCTGAGATCGTGTGACGCAGGGGGAGGAGTCGGCACCTGAGGTCGTGTGACGCAGGGGGGGGGAGTCGGCACCTGAGGTCGTGGGACGCAGGGGGGGAGTCGGCACCTGAGGTCGTGTGACGTAGGGGGAGGAGTCGGCACCTGAGATCGTGTGACGTAGGGGGAGGAGTCGGCACCTGAGATCGTGTGACGCAGGGGGGGGGAGTCGGCACCTGAGGTCGTGggacgcagggggggggggagtcggcACCTGAGGTCGTGTGACGTAGGGGGAGGAGTCGGCACCTGAGCTCGTGTGACGCAGGGGGAGGAGTCGGCACCTGAGGTCGTGGGACGCAGGGGGAGGAGTCGGCACCTGGCGTCgtgggaagcagggggaggagtcGGCACCTGGCGTCGTGGGACGTAGTGGGAGGAGTTGGCATCTGAGATCATGTGATGTAGGGGGAGGAGTCGGCAGCTGAGGTTATATTACGTACGTAGGGGGAGGAGTCGGCACCTGGCGTGTGACGTAGGGGGAGGAGTCGGCACCTGGCGTCGTGTGACGCAGGGGGAGGAGTCGGCATCTGAGATCATGTGATGTAGTGGGAGGAGTCACCACCTATGGTGTTATGATGTAGGGGGAGGAGTCGGCACCTGAGGTTATATTATGTAGGGGGAGGAGTCGGCACTGGACAGTTATATAACTAATGGGGCTTCTGTCGTCTTTTCCCCTTAGGATATGAGATTGCTAATCCTGGTATTCTGGTGCGGATCCAGCAGTCGGAGGAACCGTACTATGGGTCACATGACGTTTCAGAGGACAGTAAGTGGTGCCTACGCCTCTCCTGGCTGCTTATCTCTATGACACACTCATCTCCGTTCCTTCTCCGCAGCTTGGAGGCCACAGTCACAGAAACTAGAAGAAAACATGGCTGACTGTGCCCAGCCTGTGCCCGCGCTGCCGGCCGTCAAACCTGACATCTTACTACAGGTGAAACTGGAGAATGTGAAGAATGAGCAGAGCTGCCAGAAATCGGCACCGCAGCTGGCGGGAGGGCAGGAGGAGGAATCCAGTAAGTGACCTCCCATGGTGCACTGCACATGCTGCATTGCATTGTGGTGTCTGTTCTTCTGTATAaacactacatctcccagcatgcactgcagcagcgctttctAAACACTACATTTTCTGTAGAAATGTGCCTTCCTTCCACCCTGGGCCATACATGGTGATTAGTGGCCTGTGCCACGTGAGGGGTCACCATGTATTCTGGTGTCTTTGTGGTTCGGGGTGGGTCCTATAGTTGCATTATGAAGGTGTGGCGTGAGTGTTAAAGGTGTTCCCACCATAGCAAGTTGTCACCTCTCCACAACTCGGTGGGGTGACAGTCATGGCTGTGCGCTGCCGCTACATTCATCTCTCTGGAAGTGCCTTCACGTCATTGACTTGAGACCTCCATTCTCGTGATCGGAGGGGCTCCCACTGGATTTACATCCATTCATGTGGACAGGTGATAAGTTGTTATGgtggggaaacccctttaaagactttACTCTCTTTGCTACGTCTATATGACCCACAAGTTCTGTGATGGAAGAAGAGATCAGGGCCAAAGGGTGAGAGTTTGTAGGATTATCGATGTCTGGCACCAAAGCTTCCTTCATCTTTACTCAGATTCTCTCCTTAGTCCATTTGTAGGAATCTCCATAACCTCCAGGAGCAGCTTCACTTGTGGTTTTCATGTAGACGAGGATGCGACCACCATCATTTATTTAGTTTCTTCCTTTCCAGACAGCGCAGTGTTTAACCCAGAGCTGGCATTGTGGATCAAGCAAGAAGAAGGAGCAGCGTCCGGAGAACCCAGCTCTTCACTGAAGGAGGACATAGCGCTGCCAGTGGTGGAAGGTAAGCAGGCACGCAGACACTTACAAAGCTTCTCTATGACATCATCATGTCTGTATTATAATGACGTATCCTTGTATTAGCCACATTAGGGCAGAGGACTAGTGACTGGTTAGAGGGGTCAGAGGGCCCCCTACTGTAAGACTCTTAGTCAGTCGGGGGAGCTCAGACGTGATCTCATAGCTCGGGGGTGCAGATCACAGCACCGTCCGGTGACTGCCTATATTCTGTTCATATTAGTGAGTTTACCTGTAGAATTATTTTGAGACTTCATCTCATGTCACCCCCTTTTGACATTAGTGAGGGAGAACATCAGCTAAGTGAAGAGCGAGTGTTTACAGTGAGTGACCTGGCGCCCCATGTCCCATAGACAGTCTATGTGAGGAAAGGAGGCGTTGGTCTCTTCCTGGTCTCTACTTTGAACATATTTTTATCGGAAGGAAAATGCAAGGCCTGAGAGGTAGGAAGAGGTGAGAGGcctgagagagagaaaaaaaagcaatCGGCCCGAGCAGGGGGCCTGAGAGGAGAAGAGCTCTCAGCCCGAGGGGAAGGTGGACGAGAAAGGAGAAGAAATTGTAGCAGAGTAGACAAAGAAGAGTGGAGAGCTGGACCTGGGAGGAGGAAAAGCACGTGAGAGCTGTGCCCAAGAGAAGATGGAGAAACTAAGCCTGAAATGAGGAAGAGTAATAGAGATCTCATCAGACATGAAGAGCTGGGccggagaggagaagaagagtggAAAGCTGGGatcaagaagaggaggaagagtgaAAACCTGGGCCCGAGAAGAAAAGGAAGAGTGGAGATCTGTgacggggaggaggaggaggaaggatgGAGAGCTGGGTCAGAGAGGAGGAGGTAGGGCAGAGAGCTGGGCCCAAAATACAGATTTCTGGACCAAGGAAGAAGAGGAAACTAGACCTGGGTGGAGGTGGAAAAGGAGATTTAGGCTTAGTGGATGTAAAGCAGGAGGGTTGGACTTGGGTAGATTGATCGGTGTTTTATAGTACAGAATCGGGCTCAGTTCGGTTAGGCGAGATCAGGGCTCACCAACAGTCTTGATGTTAGATCTTCACCTATAGACTGTAGTCAATGATTTGTATAACATCTCCTCTACTTCTCATCATTCACAGGGTCTACACTTGTTCAGTAACTGTGTGAATTCTTATCTTGTACTCCAGTCATAACCGGAGCTGCAATACAATTGCCCTGCTTTCCTATCGTAATTGTTACATTGGGCATGACTGGTGAGGTTGTCTGGCCAGGTGCTTATGTGTGGTGTATAAGTGATATGAGTGATGGGAAATGTAGTATGTACTTAGTCTGATGGGGCTCGTCCTGCGTGTACTTCCTCTCAGTTCCGTTACGTGGCCGCCGTTTGGCATTAGTTATTAAGAGCTGCAGTGCTATGGCCGTGTCCCACCACTGATGACATGTCTGGATATAGGTGTTGGGATTTTGCCCTCAGCTGTGGATGGGATGAATACAGATTCCTCTTCGACTCATAGACGTGTAACCTGGTTCATTCCTGTCCCTTCCAGCATCGACTCCACTCCCCGACACTAGAAGGACGCCATCGCCACAACTGTCCACAAGAAAGCCACCTAAGCCTCCCTGCGACAAGGGAACTGTGCACAAACGCACGGGGCTGAAGCTGAAAGACAAGATCCTGGTCCTCTGTGCCTACGAGAACAACGAGTCGGTGGGCTCCATAGCCGCACAGTTCGGAGTCAGCAGAGCGCAGGTCGTACAGATCATCAAACGGAGGGAGGAACTGCTGGACGCCTTGCAGAACAACGTCAGTGGGGACCGCATCAGGCGGCGGCGGAGGACCACTAATGACCAGCTGAACTCTGCTGTTTGGGAGTGGCTGCTCTCCATACGGGACACAGATGTCACCTTATCGGGCCGCATCATTCGGGAGAAAGCTCTGCAGATCGCCCGAGACATGGGCATCCAGGACTTTAAAGCCTCAAACGGGTGGCTGGACAGCTTCAAAAAAGCCCACAACATCCATCGCAGCTCCCTCCCCTTCTCCATGGCTGGGATGGAAGACTGGCTGTCTAGCATGGGCGCCATGGATGACAGATAGTGGGCATCTCTTCCTCCACCAGCGCGGCAGACTGCCCGACTCGTCCAGTAtatttatttttagaatatttttattttcttagatTAGTCCGACCAAATATAATTTCAGATTTCATGCCGCGTGTCGCCTCTCGAGGCCGCCCTGTGTTTCCTGACCAAGTCTTGGACAGAAGAGGATTATTCTGCAGCCCTGGGCCATGCCCCCTCTGTATGTGATTATGCTGTGATGAATGGTCTAGTCTTATTGTCAATACGTGTGgagccccctgctggtgaacAGAAGAAGTTGTGTGGTTTGCTGAATGAGGTGAGCAAAATaataggaagaaaaaaaaggCGTCGATAATGAAATGCAGCTCCCGAGGCAAGAACGGGTTACATGTCCTATACTCCTGTCGCATCCGAAGCTGCTCTCATGATTCTGCTGCTGTTCACACTCAGGTGTCGCTCGCTGCTCtgaattgttttcttttttttttcacctggaAATCTTGTTTGATGCCGAATAATACTGTTCTAGAGCGCGGCACATCTCCTGATTAAGCTTCTGTCAGTGGACTGATTGCAGCCTTGGATGTAACTGGAGTATAAAATGTAAAGTGAAGTGTTAACAGCGTTgcttgtgatatttttaaaggggttgtctgatagGCAGGGGTCTCTAGAATAGGGGCTGGGTTCCCCTCtgaatggtgtggtggacacACTTGTGTCCACCTCAACATTCGACTCTACGCTTGTACTCTGCTATCTCCACCAGCCCTACAGAGCTGAATGGACACGGATCCCGTTGAGGGGCcccagaggttggacccccaccgatcagacacttatcccctattctgtggatagcttGTTGTCGTGGGCCAACCCCCTTAAAGGCTGGTGTGTGCCTTCTGCTGCTGTGCATTGTGAGTGATGTTGTTTCCTGCAGTTTCTGTGTAATATTTCTCATTCTTTCTTCTCACAGATGTTGTCACCCTCGGGCATCACCCTTCGGGTCCGGTAAAGAGCATAGAAATGGGGCAGCCTCTGCCTGAGACACTGGTGGGAAACCTCTTGCGGTATTttgaggaggagagggagaagCATGCCCAGTTTGGGGGGTCGTTACCTGACGTTGCAGTGCAGCCTCAGCCCACGGTGGCCCATGAGGAGGGATCTCAGCTTTTTACTATTGACTGGGGTCTCCCGGAGGCGACTGACAGGTTCCCAGAGGGTCTGACCCCCAGCTTGAATGTGACCAAACATTACAAATGTACTTACTGTGAGAAGAGCTTCCTGCGCGGCACCCAGCTGAGGGAGCATGAGCGGACTCATACGGGAGAGCGGCCCTACCAGTGCCTCAAGTGCCCCAAAAGCTTCAGCCGCAGCACTCAGCTGAAGGACCACCAGCGCACCCACACCGGTGAGAGGCCCTTCCAGTGTACAGAGTGCGGAAAGACCTTCACCCACAGCTCCAACCTCATCCACCACCGACGGACGCACACTGGCGAGAAACCACACAAGTGCAACATGTGCCCTAAGAGCTTCAGCCAGAACTCCGACCTCAACCGACACCAGCGCACCCACATGGCTGGGGACCGTCCCCACCAATGCACTCGCTGCCACCGGACGTTCATATACAAGTCTCAGCTGAGAATGCACAGCCGCGTCCATGTGGTGGAGGACATCCTGCAGGGAGTGGAGAGAGGGACTGGGGCGGACGAGATGACATAGAGCAGCCCACCACCCTGACCCCCCCCAAGCTATCCATCACTGCAGTTATTGCTTTTGAATGTTCAAGcgcccccctcaccaccactctGTCCCTGTCATGGAAATGCCACCTGTTGCTTAAGAATGGTCACGTGGCCTCACTATTCTATACTCTCAAGCGGCTGCTCCACGTGTCCAGGGCCCGGTTGTGTTGCGATTTCTGGGTACAGCTTGGACCTCCACTTCTTTAAACAAGGGGGCTAATGGGTACGGATGTGCAGTGCTAGAGGGGATCTGTGGTCCGTATTCTTGTTATAGATGGTAGTTAATCAGCAGCACCCTCTGCAGGAGAGGTATAGAGATGACATTACCCAATTACGTCATGGGAACTAAGCGACCGCTCTCCTGGAAGTAGTGAGCCATCATCCTCGAGGCTAGTCTACATTCTCCGACAGCTTCCTGGCCAGATGACCTGAGTAGTCTGCATTATATGCAGTATCCTGTAATACGAGGACAGGTGTCCGCTGTAACAATAACCTTAAGTGTCAATGTCTTAGAGGGGTGATGTTTGTCCGATATCTCCTGTCGCTTATTCGAtcagaactcccccccccccccccccccccccaatctaatTCCTCTCCGTCACAGAGACCACTGTCAGAAACTCCCACTTGGCACAATCTGTTCTCTACCGTGGTGAGAGAATTTCTCCTGTGAAATGTGTCCCAGTTAATGGCGGCTTATTCTTATTGCTGAACCGAGCATGCGAGTCTATTGGAGAGCGGAAGGTACAGCGGTGTATGGGCACCTGAAAGGGGTTTGTCCTTCTGAGACGTTGCTGgcctattgctaggatatgccatcagggGACCATCTCCTAGCTACAGAACGGGGACCCCAAAGTGAAAGAGAGCACACCATGCATGCCTGAGTTCCAAAAACAGCCTAGTGAGCTTGTCTATTTTTGAAAGCTCCATAGCGATGAACGAAGAGAGCGCACCGTGCATGCAAGGACCACCTCTCCACCTCTATGAGATTGCTGGAAGAGACAGCTATCTGCTGTTTTTGGTACTCCCATTGCAGTGACTGGTCACAACtcagatctgacattgatggcatatcctaacgatCAGTGtctcagataggaataccccAGGCAAGCAGTTCCAATAAGGTAAGTACTGTGGGGTGTTCTTGCCTTTTCTAGCAGTATAGACGGTGTGGAATTTGCCTGCCTTGTGTCCCAGCTTCAGCCTCCAGGGTAACTTCTGAAGTACTGTATACTTGTTCCTCTAGGTACAGGAGGTTATGCAGTTTAAGGCTCAGCACATAAACACAGACATTGTTGTATCCAGTTGTGAGAAGAcaaggtgtgtgtgggggggtgtagAGTTGTACGGGGGTCACTGGCGTCTGGATGTTAAAATGTACTTATTGTGCAGCATTAAACAATCACTGATCATACAAACGTACTTACCTGGTCTCTTTGTGTGGAAAGGAGATATCTGAGATCATTACATTGCAAGGATGCACATCcctggccttatgtactatgtcctGCTGGGATCCAGCTGCCTCCACTCTAACTCTGAGCCTGATATGCGGACACATAAGGGTCTATCAGGGGAGTGGATGTGATGTGAACCTTCAAGCATCATATTCTGAGACCCCCTGGACTCCCATAAATCACAGATCTATTGGCGCTCCTTATCCCATGGTTTATTGGTATTATGCATTCAGCCTATCGTATCATTCATAGTTTACTGTGTTCTCCACAATTCCACGCCGTTCTGTCAAGTGACCACTCGTGGTCACAGTAACGACAGTCATTAGTAGTTCTTACCAGGCATCTGAAATAATCTTACAGAGTAATATGACCACAACAAATGAGGTCTACGTTGTAGTGTCCACCATGTTTGGATTCCATTTATGTCCTCCATCGCGGTCAATTTTTGATCATGACTGAGGGTCCCAGTAGATAAACATCAGAAATGATTGGATGTTTTACAACCATAGACACAACTGGATTGACTGTATCGGAATATAACACCATTAACGTAAGGTTTCAACTATTTACATCAACGTCTCAGCCTCAAAGCCAATATCGGTAATTACAATCTCAAATGTCCAAACGTGTTACTTCCGACACACTCGCGTCTATTCATATCTGGTCTCAAAAGTAGGATATAACATTTGGGGAGAAAAATGCAGCTCAGAAGTCCAGTGCTAGAGGCCAAGATGGCAAATACCTGCACAGCTACAGTATATTTTCCACTGGTGCTCAGATAGGCAGGGATAAAAGAGATCCAGACACAGCAGAAgaccagcatgctgaaggtaatGAGTTTGGCCTCGTTGTAGGTTCCTGGAAGGTTCCTTGCCAAAAAGGCCACAAAGAAACTTATCATGGCTAAGAAACCCATGAACCCCAaagttgtgtaaaaaaacaacttATGTCCTTCATTACACTCAAATATTATCTTGTGATTTTCTAACTGAAAATTCAGTGCTGGGAAGGGGGGAGACTTACTAAGCCATACAGAACAAATTACAATCTGTAGCCCAGAGCAAAGTCCTACAATGTAACGTGGGATTGTAGGTCCCAACCATTTCCTCAGGGGACTGTTAAGACTGGTGGCTTTAAATGCAAAGATTACCATGATAGTCTTTGCCAGGACTGAGGAGATGCAGAGAGAGAAGACCACACTGAAGAATGTTTGTCTCAGAAGGCAGGTCATCTTAGTTGGTTGACCTATGAAGACCAAACAGCAGAGGAAGCAGAGAATGAGAGACACTAACAAGATGTAGCTGAGCTCCCGGTTGGTCGCTTTGATGACTGGCGTGTCTTTAAACCTAATAAAAGTCAGTAAAATGGACAGAGCCAAAAAGGAAAACATAGAGGCCGTTGACATCAGGAAACGTCCCAGTGGTTCTTGATATGTcaaaaattctattatttttggaacACATCCATTTTGTTCTTCATTTGACCACTGGTCTTGTGGGCATTTCAAGCACCCAACGGCATCTAAACAATAAAGTCCATGTTATTTATGGCATGTACTAAAAATAATTACATAGTGCTAGATCCATCATATGATGGATATCCCAGTGCTTGACCTACTCTGTTGACAGCAGCCTGTTCAGGTTTGGTGTGTTTACTGTTGTCAAATCTGACTTCGCAATGAAGGTTCTAAATTATGTTGCTACTGCATATGTGAACAGAACCTGAAGGTTGATCTGACCCTCCTATTTTGGGCGGTTGGACAGCCATTTTAACATTATTCAAAAGAATTTTAACTGGAGAAGACCAACATTATTCAGGATGCAGGTTCCTTGTGCAACCATTAACATCTTGTCTGTGGTTTATATTTAGATTTTCTCCGATGTTTTAACCTGGCCCTCTTATCCACATAGCATTGAGATCAAGCAAGTTTGTGTAACTGTGGTTATTGCTTCTAAAGATGTCATAAGAGGGCAATAACTTTTTTAAATGGGAGTTAGATGAACTTTCTTAAGCCAGCCTGCAGCCATACACATTTAATAGCTGCTGGCCGAATGCTTTTAAGCTGGATAATGATAcctcaaaatagttattacttaacattctccatatgtctactttatgtcaacaccattttgtaaatgtaattttattgtttatttttttaagacattAGAAGACTTAGATTTAGAACCAATTtgtaaaattttaaagaaaaatttccaaaatccactttttaaaggaccaattcagttataaagtcactttgAGCGACTTACGTAATAGAAGCCACCCATAAATGAAAACTGGAAACTACACCgctcaaatgataaaaaaaatgattttacaaacttacttaacccttttaggtgttccacaagagttaaaggaaaatgtacgtaatttatatatttttttttaaatacattttttatataatgctgaaagggttaacagccaaacaaaccattttttattacactgatta from Bufo gargarizans isolate SCDJY-AF-19 chromosome 8, ASM1485885v1, whole genome shotgun sequence encodes the following:
- the LOC122944598 gene encoding zinc finger protein 282-like isoform X2, giving the protein MAEEIRHPGTVTFNDVAVYFSLRDWELLADWQKKLYRNVMKEIHGALTALGYEIANPGILVRIQQSEEPYYGSHDVSEDTWRPQSQKLEENMADCAQPVPALPAVKPDILLQVKLENVKNEQSCQKSAPQLAGGQEEESNSAVFNPELALWIKQEEGAASGEPSSSLKEDIALPVVEASTPLPDTRRTPSPQLSTRKPPKPPCDKGTVHKRTGLKLKDKILVLCAYENNESVGSIAAQFGVSRAQVVQIIKRREELLDALQNNVSGDRIRRRRRTTNDQLNSAVWEWLLSIRDTDVTLSGRIIREKALQIARDMGIQDFKASNGWLDSFKKAHNIHRSSLPFSMAGMEDWLSSMGAMDDR
- the LOC122944598 gene encoding zinc finger protein 12-like isoform X1, with product MAEEIRHPGTVTFNDVAVYFSLRDWELLADWQKKLYRNVMKEIHGALTALGYEIANPGILVRIQQSEEPYYGSHDVSEDTWRPQSQKLEENMADCAQPVPALPAVKPDILLQVKLENVKNEQSCQKSAPQLAGGQEEESNSAVFNPELALWIKQEEGAASGEPSSSLKEDIALPVVEDVVTLGHHPSGPVKSIEMGQPLPETLVGNLLRYFEEEREKHAQFGGSLPDVAVQPQPTVAHEEGSQLFTIDWGLPEATDRFPEGLTPSLNVTKHYKCTYCEKSFLRGTQLREHERTHTGERPYQCLKCPKSFSRSTQLKDHQRTHTGERPFQCTECGKTFTHSSNLIHHRRTHTGEKPHKCNMCPKSFSQNSDLNRHQRTHMAGDRPHQCTRCHRTFIYKSQLRMHSRVHVVEDILQGVERGTGADEMT